In Triticum aestivum cultivar Chinese Spring chromosome 5B, IWGSC CS RefSeq v2.1, whole genome shotgun sequence, the following proteins share a genomic window:
- the LOC123112580 gene encoding uncharacterized protein translates to MAPICGSQEFLDDLTIKVSRSVVLVMSFETRGTHRQFMDMPPMEGEERDRYIQQNMRTTHYKSCTGFIIGASKRVIFIAVHHSQINTAAFDTFSVRFHDNNEKAAKIFIKKTKSVTILSVEQPDHPYHPVLRSRKRIGRDDVLILSNVHLGCLNSYQSSVINPTTEAIANPADSDSIVPRSGKWFTFGCTTKIEELLGAPVFDFSGLFVGSVDTNHPRIWSDEVNCFSDLIYARHARYFFRKTRRKIEKKLMKERKKKKMGG, encoded by the exons ATGGCTCCG ATTTGTGGGAGCCAAGAGTTCTTGGATGATCTGACAATCAAAGTCTCTCGCTCAGTTGTACTTGTTATGTCATTCGAAACCCGTGGGACTCACCGTCAATTTATGGATATGCCACCGATGGAAGGAGAAGAGCGAGATCGTTATATTCAACAAAACATGCGAACTACCCATTATAAATCATGCACTGGTTTTATCATTGGAGCTAGTAAAAGAGTTATCTTTATAGCTGTCCATCATTCGCAAATCAACACAGCTGCTTTTGATACTTTCAGTGTtcgtttccatgataataatgagaAGGCTGCTAAAATCTTTATCAAAAAAACAAAGTCAGTCACGATATTGTCAGTAGAACAGCCTGATCACCCTTATCATCCAGTGCTCCGCAGTAGAAAGAGGATTGGCAGGGACGATGTCCTCATTCTATCAAATGTGCACTTGGGTTGCTTGAATTCGTACCAAAGTTCTGTTAT TAACCCAACAACTGAAGCTATTGCCAATCCTGCTGATTCCGACAGCATCGTGCCGAGAAGTGGGAAGTGGTTTACTTTTGGTTGTACAACCAAAATTGAAGAGCTACTGGGAGCACCCGTATTTGACTTCAGTGGTCTGTTTGTTGGTTCAGTAGACACCAATCATCCAAGAATATGGAGTGATGAAGTTAATTGTTTTTCTGATCTGATTTATGCACGTCATGCCCGGTATTTTTTCAGGAAGACAAGGAGGAAAATAGAG aagaaattgatgaaagagCGAAAAAAGAAGAAGATGGGAGGTTAG